Proteins encoded in a region of the Streptomyces sp. NBC_00513 genome:
- a CDS encoding toll/interleukin-1 receptor domain-containing protein, protein MTSATVDFFISYTGVNADWAAWINDALEEAGYRTVVQSLDFTAGGNFVADMDLALHRAERIVLVLTPAFLKSGMTAAEWTAVFRKDPDGSRRLIVPVMVEPTAVEGLLGPRTRISLVGLDSDTARRTLLDGLRPARSRPRTRAPFPGAR, encoded by the coding sequence ATGACCTCTGCGACAGTCGACTTTTTCATCAGCTACACCGGCGTCAACGCCGATTGGGCGGCGTGGATCAACGACGCTCTCGAAGAAGCCGGATACCGAACCGTTGTCCAGTCGCTGGACTTCACCGCCGGCGGAAACTTCGTCGCCGACATGGACCTGGCCCTGCACCGTGCCGAGCGCATCGTCCTGGTCCTCACTCCCGCGTTCCTGAAGTCAGGGATGACGGCGGCCGAATGGACCGCTGTCTTCAGGAAGGATCCCGACGGGTCGCGCCGCCTGATCGTCCCGGTGATGGTGGAGCCCACCGCGGTGGAGGGACTTCTCGGCCCCCGCACGCGCATCTCGCTCGTCGGACTGGACTCGGACACCGCCCGTCGCACGCTCCTGGACGGTTTGCGACCCGCGCGTTCCCGCCCGCGTACCCGCGCTCCGTTTCCAGGTGCTCGATGA
- a CDS encoding DUF4352 domain-containing protein has translation MSTPPNPPSSPTGPPTEPAGTPIPEAAPAPGPPSSTTSTPGPSLTKEPTPAPTPGPSLTKGPTPADAPAPEPVDAPPAPAPTVPPVTVPPVTAPPAPSGFAPLTPGPPAGAFGAPAPGPQAPADPADPWSAPADQGFAGPPPAGSGGYAGPPGYGIPPGYPGYPGYPGVAQEKTNGLAIASLVLGLIAVLVALTPFFFWIGTLIGLAGLGLGIAALVSASRGAPRKAMSVWGTILGVLSLIASAGGFYFTVKVANEVDKAVDSRPSRSWDMPYPTPSFSSPYDLPGDEPTTGPGFSTPLAFGESHTYANGLKVSLSAPVEYVSENRFADLGNAVKFDITITNTSKKPVTVLYVQPDVTDERGRAAESVFDGHMPKAISGTVAPGATATGSSAYEVPKGAKTIRAEISPGLLLDPVKFAGPIG, from the coding sequence ATGAGCACGCCCCCGAACCCGCCCAGCAGCCCGACCGGTCCGCCGACGGAGCCCGCGGGGACGCCCATACCCGAGGCGGCGCCCGCACCGGGCCCGCCGTCGAGCACGACCTCCACACCGGGCCCGTCCCTCACGAAGGAACCCACGCCCGCACCCACACCGGGCCCGTCCCTCACGAAGGGGCCCACGCCCGCCGATGCCCCGGCGCCTGAGCCCGTCGACGCCCCGCCGGCGCCCGCCCCGACCGTTCCTCCGGTCACCGTTCCTCCGGTCACCGCCCCGCCGGCGCCGTCGGGCTTCGCGCCGCTCACTCCCGGCCCGCCGGCCGGCGCCTTCGGCGCCCCCGCGCCCGGGCCGCAGGCCCCCGCCGACCCCGCCGACCCCTGGAGCGCGCCCGCCGACCAGGGCTTCGCCGGGCCGCCGCCCGCCGGGTCCGGCGGATACGCGGGTCCGCCCGGATACGGGATCCCTCCGGGGTATCCGGGCTACCCCGGATACCCCGGGGTCGCCCAGGAGAAGACCAACGGTCTGGCCATCGCCTCGCTGGTACTCGGCCTGATCGCCGTCCTCGTGGCACTCACCCCGTTCTTCTTCTGGATCGGCACGCTCATCGGCCTGGCCGGCCTCGGCCTCGGCATCGCGGCCCTGGTGAGCGCCTCCCGGGGCGCCCCGCGCAAGGCGATGTCCGTGTGGGGCACGATCCTCGGCGTGCTCAGCCTGATCGCCTCGGCCGGCGGCTTCTACTTCACCGTCAAGGTCGCCAACGAGGTCGACAAGGCCGTGGACAGCCGGCCGAGCCGCTCGTGGGACATGCCGTACCCCACGCCGTCCTTCTCCTCCCCGTACGACCTGCCCGGCGACGAGCCGACCACCGGCCCGGGGTTCAGCACCCCGCTGGCCTTCGGCGAGAGCCACACGTACGCGAACGGCCTGAAGGTGTCCCTGTCCGCGCCCGTCGAGTACGTATCCGAGAACCGCTTCGCGGACCTCGGCAACGCGGTGAAGTTCGACATCACGATCACCAACACCTCGAAGAAGCCCGTCACGGTGCTCTACGTCCAGCCCGACGTCACGGACGAGCGGGGACGCGCCGCCGAGTCCGTCTTCGACGGGCACATGCCCAAGGCGATCTCGGGGACCGTGGCGCCGGGCGCGACCGCCACCGGGAGCTCCGCCTACGAGGTGCCGAAGGGCGCCAAGACCATCCGCGCGGAGATCTCCCCCGGATTGCTGCTCGACCCCGTGAAGTTCGCCGGGCCGATCGGCTGA
- a CDS encoding toll/interleukin-1 receptor domain-containing protein, giving the protein MTVDFFISYADDDLTWAEWIGWQLENDGYTVSLGAWDHETPGGNSVLSRSRDLEVAERLIAVVSPSYRLSPQSGAEWSSFVRDDPAGEGLTVVPVEVEPVSRSALLGNLTPVVLHGLSEGQAATALREAVTRTRLKPSREPGFPGRGAPRFPRRANPTGVRADTKFLLVLLMFDGAFFLYGATRYSGDGGSADLKRALIAILALVFTVGTVKRWFKRRF; this is encoded by the coding sequence ATGACGGTCGACTTCTTCATCTCGTACGCCGACGACGATCTCACCTGGGCCGAATGGATCGGCTGGCAACTGGAGAACGACGGGTACACCGTCAGCCTGGGGGCCTGGGACCACGAGACCCCCGGGGGCAACAGCGTGCTGTCACGCAGCCGGGACCTGGAGGTGGCGGAACGGCTGATCGCCGTGGTCTCGCCTTCCTACCGCCTCTCGCCGCAGAGCGGCGCGGAGTGGTCGTCGTTCGTGCGTGACGATCCGGCCGGTGAAGGTCTCACCGTCGTTCCGGTGGAGGTCGAGCCCGTCTCACGCAGCGCGTTGCTGGGCAATCTCACCCCCGTGGTCCTGCACGGCCTGTCGGAGGGGCAGGCCGCGACGGCACTCCGGGAGGCCGTCACCCGGACGCGTTTGAAGCCCTCCCGGGAACCGGGGTTCCCGGGGCGCGGAGCACCGCGGTTCCCACGGCGCGCCAACCCCACCGGGGTGCGCGCCGACACGAAGTTCCTGCTGGTCCTGCTGATGTTCGACGGCGCCTTCTTCCTGTACGGCGCCACGAGATACAGCGGTGACGGGGGAAGCGCCGACCTGAAACGGGCGCTCATCGCCATCCTGGCACTCGTCTTCACCGTCGGCACCGTCAAACGATGGTTCAAGCGCCGCTTCTGA
- the panB gene encoding 3-methyl-2-oxobutanoate hydroxymethyltransferase yields the protein MTQGAAAMTHVVSPARETSGPTLYGGTGTRRITIRDLALAKERGEKWPMLTAYDAMTASVFDEAGIPVMLVGDSMGNCHLGYETTVPVTMDEMTLLSAAVVRGTSRALIVGDLPFGSYQEGAVQALRSATRLVKEAGVGAVKLEGGERSLAQTELIVQSGIPVMSHLGLTPQSVNSMGYRVQGRSDEDAHRLLRDAKAAQDAGAFAVVLELVPAELAAEVTRSLHIPTVGIGAGSECDAQVLVWTDMMGLTGGKMPKFVKQYANLRQTMGDAAKAFAQDVVGGTFPQAEHAFH from the coding sequence ATGACACAAGGAGCAGCAGCCATGACGCATGTCGTTTCGCCTGCCCGCGAGACCTCCGGCCCCACCCTGTACGGGGGCACGGGAACGCGCCGCATCACCATCCGCGACCTGGCCCTGGCCAAGGAGCGCGGCGAGAAGTGGCCGATGCTCACCGCCTACGACGCGATGACCGCGTCCGTGTTCGACGAGGCCGGCATTCCGGTCATGCTCGTCGGCGACTCGATGGGCAACTGTCACCTCGGCTACGAGACCACCGTCCCCGTGACGATGGACGAGATGACCCTGCTTTCGGCGGCCGTCGTACGTGGCACGAGCCGCGCCCTGATCGTCGGCGACCTGCCGTTCGGCTCCTACCAGGAAGGCGCCGTGCAGGCGCTGCGCAGTGCGACGCGGCTGGTCAAGGAGGCCGGGGTCGGCGCGGTGAAGCTGGAGGGCGGCGAGCGTTCGCTGGCCCAGACCGAGCTGATCGTGCAGTCGGGCATCCCGGTCATGTCCCACCTGGGTCTGACCCCGCAGTCCGTGAACTCCATGGGCTACCGGGTGCAGGGCCGCAGTGACGAGGACGCTCACCGGCTGCTGCGGGACGCGAAGGCGGCGCAGGACGCGGGCGCCTTCGCGGTGGTGCTGGAGCTCGTGCCGGCGGAGCTGGCCGCCGAGGTCACCCGGTCGCTGCACATCCCGACGGTCGGCATCGGCGCCGGGTCGGAGTGCGACGCCCAGGTGCTGGTGTGGACGGACATGATGGGCCTGACGGGCGGGAAGATGCCGAAGTTCGTCAAGCAGTACGCGAACCTGCGGCAGACCATGGGCGACGCGGCGAAGGCGTTCGCGCAGGACGTGGTCGGCGGAACGTTCCCGCAGGCCGAGCACGCCTTCCACTAG
- a CDS encoding IS630 family transposase, producing the protein MARTGRPKAELTLSDEERAALEGWVRRRSTPQAWALRCRIILACTEGASNKDVAARLGSTPHAVGRWRARFVRYRIAGLGDMPRPGGPRTVTDEQVAALVSRTLESTPKNATHWSTRSMAKELGLSQSTVSRIWRAFGLQPHRSESFKLSTDPYFVDKVHDVVGLYLDPPERALVFCVDEKSQIQALDRSQPVLPMMPGVPQRTTHDYVRAGTTTLFAALEVATGKVIGSLHRRHRAEEFKKFLIKLDKEVPAGLEIHLVLDNYATHKTPAIKTWLLAHPRFHLHFTPTGSSWLNLVERWFAELTNKQIRRGVHRSVQALEKDIRTWIATWNTDPKPYVWTKTADEILERLASYLNRIHDS; encoded by the coding sequence ATGGCGCGGACGGGGCGGCCGAAGGCCGAGTTGACGTTGTCGGACGAGGAGCGGGCCGCACTCGAGGGGTGGGTGCGGCGCCGTTCCACGCCGCAGGCGTGGGCCCTGAGATGTCGGATCATCCTGGCCTGCACCGAAGGCGCTTCGAACAAAGACGTGGCGGCTCGACTCGGCTCGACTCCCCATGCGGTGGGCCGCTGGCGTGCGCGGTTCGTGCGGTATCGGATCGCCGGTCTGGGTGACATGCCGCGTCCGGGCGGCCCGCGGACGGTGACGGACGAACAGGTGGCCGCGCTGGTTTCCAGGACGCTGGAGTCCACCCCGAAGAACGCGACCCACTGGTCGACGCGTTCGATGGCGAAGGAGCTGGGCCTGTCGCAGTCGACCGTGTCGCGGATCTGGCGGGCGTTCGGCCTGCAGCCGCACCGCTCGGAGTCGTTCAAACTGTCGACAGACCCGTACTTCGTCGACAAGGTCCACGATGTAGTCGGTCTCTATCTGGACCCGCCGGAGCGGGCTCTGGTGTTCTGTGTCGACGAAAAGTCGCAGATCCAGGCCCTGGATCGCTCACAGCCGGTGCTGCCGATGATGCCCGGAGTTCCGCAGCGGACCACCCACGACTACGTCCGGGCCGGCACCACCACTCTGTTCGCTGCTCTGGAGGTGGCCACCGGCAAGGTGATCGGTTCCCTGCATCGGCGCCACCGGGCCGAGGAGTTCAAGAAGTTCCTCATCAAGCTCGACAAGGAAGTCCCGGCCGGCCTCGAAATCCACCTGGTGCTGGACAACTACGCCACCCACAAGACCCCGGCCATCAAGACCTGGCTCCTGGCACACCCCCGGTTCCACCTGCACTTCACACCAACCGGATCGTCCTGGCTCAACCTGGTGGAGCGATGGTTCGCCGAGCTGACAAACAAGCAGATACGGCGAGGCGTCCACAGATCCGTCCAGGCCCTGGAGAAGGACATCCGAACCTGGATCGCCACATGGAACACCGACCCCAAGCCCTACGTCTGGACCAAGACCGCAGACGAGATCCTCGAACGCCTCGCCAGCTATCTGAACAGAATTCATGACTCATAA
- a CDS encoding endonuclease/exonuclease/phosphatase family protein: protein MAQAYMTETGNGGSEPEPSRSGLRRRLADLRRDRGIWRRGKVSAGLAALISLVMIFHADLPNDVGNLGSLTETFLPWLGLAVPVLLVTAVIRKSATALLSILLTAAVWANLFGGLVTDKSGGGGNLMVVTHNVDADNTDPRGTAESVAGSGADVLALTELKAGVVPVYEKALAGVYKYHAVEGTVGVWSKYPLSSSAPVDIKMGWTRAMRTTVDTAHGRVAVFVAHLPSVRVKLNAGFTANQRDNSADALGAALASEPLKKVVLLGDLNGTMNDRALSEVTSQMRSTQGAAGDGFGFSWPAQFPMARIDQIMVRGIVPDASWTLSRTGSDHLPVAARMTVKD from the coding sequence ATGGCACAGGCGTACATGACGGAGACGGGAAACGGCGGCTCGGAGCCCGAGCCCTCCCGATCCGGTCTCCGACGCCGACTGGCCGACCTGCGCCGAGACCGGGGAATCTGGCGCCGGGGAAAGGTCAGCGCCGGCCTCGCCGCACTGATCTCGCTCGTGATGATCTTCCACGCCGACCTGCCGAACGACGTGGGCAACCTCGGCAGCCTCACCGAGACCTTCCTGCCCTGGCTGGGCCTGGCCGTGCCGGTCCTGCTCGTCACCGCCGTGATCCGCAAGTCGGCGACCGCCCTGCTGTCGATACTGTTGACCGCCGCGGTCTGGGCGAACCTGTTCGGCGGCCTGGTCACCGACAAGTCCGGCGGCGGCGGCAACCTGATGGTCGTCACCCACAACGTGGACGCCGACAACACCGACCCGCGCGGCACCGCCGAATCCGTCGCCGGCTCCGGCGCCGACGTGCTGGCGCTGACGGAGCTCAAGGCCGGCGTCGTCCCCGTCTACGAGAAGGCCCTGGCCGGGGTGTACAAGTACCACGCCGTCGAGGGCACGGTCGGCGTGTGGAGCAAGTACCCGCTGTCCTCCAGCGCCCCCGTCGACATCAAGATGGGCTGGACCCGGGCCATGCGCACCACCGTGGACACCGCCCACGGCCGGGTCGCCGTGTTCGTCGCCCACCTCCCCTCGGTCCGGGTGAAGCTCAACGCCGGATTCACGGCCAACCAGCGCGACAACAGCGCCGACGCGCTCGGCGCCGCCCTGGCCTCCGAACCGCTGAAGAAGGTCGTCCTGCTCGGCGACCTCAACGGCACGATGAACGACCGGGCCCTGTCCGAGGTCACGTCCCAGATGCGCTCGACCCAGGGCGCGGCGGGCGACGGCTTCGGCTTCAGCTGGCCCGCCCAGTTCCCGATGGCCCGCATCGACCAGATCATGGTGCGCGGAATCGTCCCCGACGCCTCCTGGACCCTGTCGCGCACCGGCAGCGACCACCTCCCGGTCGCGGCACGGATGACCGTCAAGGACTAG
- a CDS encoding ATP-binding cassette domain-containing protein yields MGSMTRNDKTSPSGSHAVQVRGLVKHYGETKALDGVDLDVREGTVLGVLGPNGAGKTTLVRVLSTLITPDAGTATVAGFDVVRQPRQLRRTIGLTGQYASVDEKLSGWENLYMIGRLLDLPRKEARSRADELLERFSLTEAAKKAVMNYSGGMRRRLDLAASMIGRPAVLYLDEPTTGLDPRTRNEVWDEVQRMVAEGATVLLTTQYMEEAEQLANELTVIDKGKVIANGKVDELKARVGGRTLKIRPVASSDLPGMARALAEAGLDGVAGSQAVPDEGVLLVPILSDEQLTAAIGLLAGRGYAIADLGTHLPSLDEVFLSITGQKPSAEASVPTRQTEEVAA; encoded by the coding sequence ATGGGGTCCATGACGCGAAACGACAAGACTTCCCCGAGCGGCTCACACGCCGTACAGGTCCGGGGCTTGGTCAAGCACTACGGCGAGACCAAGGCCCTCGACGGCGTGGACCTCGATGTCCGTGAGGGCACCGTGCTCGGGGTGCTCGGGCCCAACGGCGCGGGAAAGACCACCCTGGTCCGCGTCCTCTCCACCCTGATCACCCCGGACGCCGGGACGGCGACGGTGGCGGGCTTCGACGTGGTCCGCCAGCCCCGGCAGCTGCGCCGCACCATCGGCCTCACCGGTCAGTACGCCTCGGTCGACGAGAAGCTGTCCGGCTGGGAGAACCTCTACATGATCGGCCGGCTGCTGGACCTGCCCCGCAAGGAGGCCCGGTCCCGCGCCGACGAGCTGCTGGAGCGGTTCTCGCTGACGGAGGCCGCCAAGAAGGCGGTCATGAACTACTCCGGCGGCATGCGCCGCCGGCTCGACCTGGCCGCCTCCATGATCGGCCGCCCGGCCGTGCTGTATCTGGACGAGCCGACCACCGGTCTGGACCCCCGCACCCGCAACGAGGTGTGGGACGAGGTGCAGCGGATGGTCGCCGAGGGCGCCACCGTGCTGCTGACCACCCAGTACATGGAGGAGGCCGAGCAGCTCGCGAACGAGCTGACGGTCATCGACAAGGGCAAGGTCATCGCCAACGGCAAGGTCGACGAGCTGAAGGCCCGGGTCGGCGGCCGCACCCTGAAGATCCGTCCCGTCGCCTCCTCCGATCTGCCGGGCATGGCCCGCGCGCTGGCGGAGGCCGGTCTCGACGGCGTGGCCGGTTCCCAGGCCGTGCCGGACGAGGGCGTCCTGCTGGTACCGATCCTGAGCGACGAGCAGTTGACCGCGGCGATCGGGCTGCTGGCCGGCCGCGGCTACGCGATAGCCGATCTCGGCACCCACCTGCCCAGCCTCGACGAGGTCTTCCTGTCCATCACCGGTCAGAAGCCCTCCGCCGAGGCGTCCGTTCCCACCCGGCAGACCGAGGAGGTCGCGGCATGA
- a CDS encoding DUF998 domain-containing protein has translation MSRQDSSVRSALPVAVLIGLGATAYTAWVLEVVLSTGLNPIETYVSELAAQDQPLGGLFRATDFTAGLLVFAGGLLALLRLAWYADSRRPWAVIGWAGVTLFGAATAADAWLPLSCQPTVDPECAARETAGLVPATHQAHAVSSSLAMTGALVGIVALTVAARRYDRLAPLARYGPALVALELLATAWTLTAIAMFTAGRGTWALGAGQRLQVLIVAVWLALLAYSVHKERRT, from the coding sequence ATGTCCAGACAAGACTCGTCCGTGCGGAGCGCCCTGCCGGTCGCCGTCCTCATCGGACTCGGCGCCACCGCGTACACCGCGTGGGTGCTCGAAGTCGTGCTCTCGACCGGCCTCAACCCCATCGAGACGTACGTCAGCGAACTCGCCGCACAGGACCAGCCCCTCGGCGGCCTCTTCCGCGCCACCGACTTCACCGCCGGCCTGCTCGTCTTCGCCGGGGGCCTGCTCGCCCTCCTGCGCCTCGCGTGGTACGCGGACTCCCGTCGGCCCTGGGCCGTCATCGGCTGGGCCGGCGTCACCCTCTTCGGCGCGGCCACCGCCGCCGACGCATGGCTGCCGCTGAGCTGCCAACCCACCGTGGACCCCGAATGCGCCGCCCGGGAGACCGCCGGACTGGTACCGGCCACCCATCAGGCGCACGCCGTCAGCAGCAGCCTCGCCATGACGGGCGCCCTCGTCGGGATCGTGGCCCTGACCGTCGCCGCCCGCCGGTACGACCGGCTCGCGCCGCTCGCCCGGTACGGGCCCGCGCTCGTCGCCCTGGAACTGCTCGCCACTGCCTGGACCCTGACCGCCATCGCCATGTTCACCGCCGGCCGCGGCACGTGGGCGCTCGGAGCCGGCCAGCGGCTCCAGGTGCTGATCGTCGCGGTCTGGCTCGCCCTGCTGGCGTACTCCGTGCACAAGGAGCGCCGTACTTGA
- a CDS encoding NAD+ synthase, translating into MPQLRLALNQIDSHVGEITANADSVVHWTRHSAEQGAHLVAFPEMMLTGYPVEDLALRGSFVEASRTALSELAERLAAEGLGELPVIVGYLDRTEKATPRLGRPAGSPENAAAVLYGGRVVLRFAKHHLPNYGVFDEFRYFVPGDTQPVIRVRGVDVALAICEDLWQDGGRVPATRSAAAGLLVSINASPYERDKDDQRLELVRRRAREAGCTLAYLAMIGGQDELVFDGDSIVVDADGEVVARAPQFSEGCVLVDLDLPAARADAPEGVVDDGLRIDRVILSEEPVETYEPVVPGGYADRLDDDEEVYDALVVGLRAYVLKNGFRSVLIGLSGGIDSALVAAVACDAIGAQNVYGVSMPSKYSSDHSRGDAADLAERTGLNFRTVSIEPMFDAYMGSLGLTGLAEENLQSRLRGTLLMALSNQEGHIVLAPGNKSELAVGYSTLYGDSVGAYGPIKDVYKSDVFRLARYRNRAAAERGETPPIPENSIVKPPSAELRPGQVDTDSLPDYPVLDSILAMYVDRDQGLDSIVAAGFDAELVARTLRMVDTAEYKRRQYPPGTKISAKGFGKDRRLPITNGWRERT; encoded by the coding sequence GTGCCTCAACTTCGCCTGGCCCTGAATCAGATCGACTCGCACGTCGGCGAGATCACCGCGAACGCCGACTCCGTCGTCCACTGGACGCGGCACTCCGCGGAGCAGGGGGCCCACCTGGTGGCGTTCCCGGAGATGATGCTCACCGGGTACCCCGTAGAGGACCTCGCCCTGCGCGGCTCCTTCGTCGAAGCCTCCCGCACGGCGCTGAGCGAACTCGCCGAGCGGCTGGCCGCAGAGGGCCTCGGCGAGCTGCCGGTGATCGTCGGGTACCTGGACCGCACGGAGAAGGCCACTCCCCGGCTCGGCCGTCCCGCGGGTTCCCCGGAGAACGCCGCCGCCGTGCTGTACGGGGGGCGGGTCGTCCTCCGCTTCGCCAAGCACCACCTGCCCAACTACGGGGTGTTCGACGAGTTCCGGTACTTCGTGCCGGGCGACACCCAGCCGGTGATCCGGGTACGGGGCGTGGACGTGGCCCTGGCGATCTGCGAGGACCTCTGGCAGGACGGCGGCCGGGTCCCCGCCACCCGCTCCGCCGCGGCCGGCCTGCTGGTGTCGATCAACGCCTCCCCCTACGAGCGCGACAAGGACGACCAGCGCCTCGAACTGGTCCGCAGGCGAGCCCGGGAGGCCGGCTGCACCCTCGCCTACCTGGCGATGATCGGCGGCCAGGACGAGCTGGTCTTCGACGGCGACTCCATCGTCGTGGATGCCGACGGCGAGGTCGTCGCCCGCGCCCCGCAGTTCTCGGAGGGCTGTGTGCTGGTCGACCTGGACCTGCCGGCCGCCCGCGCCGACGCCCCCGAGGGCGTCGTCGACGACGGGCTGCGGATCGACCGCGTGATCCTCTCCGAGGAGCCGGTGGAGACGTACGAGCCGGTCGTGCCCGGCGGCTACGCCGACCGCCTCGACGACGACGAGGAGGTCTACGACGCGCTGGTCGTGGGACTGCGCGCGTACGTCCTGAAGAACGGGTTCCGCTCGGTCCTGATCGGGCTCTCGGGCGGTATCGACTCGGCGCTCGTGGCCGCCGTCGCCTGCGACGCGATCGGCGCGCAGAACGTGTACGGCGTGTCGATGCCCTCCAAGTACTCCTCGGACCACTCCAGGGGCGATGCGGCCGACCTGGCCGAACGGACCGGCCTGAACTTCCGGACGGTTTCCATCGAGCCGATGTTCGACGCCTACATGGGGTCCCTGGGACTGACCGGCCTGGCCGAGGAGAACCTCCAGTCTCGCCTGCGCGGCACGCTGCTGATGGCGCTCTCCAACCAGGAGGGCCACATCGTGCTGGCCCCGGGCAACAAGTCGGAGCTGGCCGTCGGTTACTCCACCCTGTACGGCGACTCGGTCGGGGCCTACGGACCGATCAAGGACGTCTACAAGTCCGATGTCTTCCGCCTCGCGCGGTACCGCAACCGGGCCGCCGCCGAGCGGGGGGAGACCCCGCCGATCCCGGAGAACTCGATCGTGAAGCCGCCGAGCGCCGAGTTGCGCCCGGGCCAGGTCGACACGGACTCGCTGCCGGACTATCCGGTGCTCGACTCGATCCTGGCGATGTACGTGGACCGCGACCAGGGCCTGGACTCGATCGTCGCCGCGGGCTTCGACGCCGAGCTGGTCGCCCGGACGCTGCGGATGGTGGACACGGCGGAGTACAAGCGCCGCCAGTACCCGCCGGGTACCAAGATCTCCGCGAAGGGTTTCGGCAAGGACCGCCGACTGCCGATCACGAACGGCTGGCGCGAGCGGACGTAG
- a CDS encoding multicopper oxidase family protein, translating into MRSLPTRRAVLGTGLAVAGSGLLAACSGGPATDHGSMNHDATNPGGASAGSPDGYVDPAGPEVRAAEAARSAAGPRTEVRVTATATTLDLGGGRTVRSWAYGDRLPGQEVRVTAGGTLALTLANNLPRATSLHWHGLALRNDMDGVPGLTQRDIVPGGSFRYEFAVPHPGTYWFHPHSGVQQDRGLYAPLIVEDPREPLAYDKEWVVVLDDWLDGVDGSTPDGVLAELRKGMGGGAGAGGHAGHGSAPMPTPDAGAGPSRVLMGGDSDVLGKDAGDVAYPYHLVNGRVAQDPSVFTARPGDRIRLRIVNAGGDTAYRIALGGHELTVTHTDGFPVEHAKARSLLLGMGERYDVLVTAGDGVFPLTALAEGKGADASALAVLRTGAGAPPTAATRPAELAGRPLTADALRAAEPAVPASRAADRTIRIRLTGGMAAYDWAFDGKPYAPDRRHPVKAGERVRLEFTNSTTMWHPLHLHGHTFALGAGAGGARKDTAVILPNGTLTAEFDADNPGLWMLHCHNVYHAEAGMMTVLGYRR; encoded by the coding sequence ATGCGTTCCCTCCCCACCCGCCGTGCCGTGCTCGGCACCGGACTCGCCGTCGCCGGCTCGGGACTGCTCGCCGCCTGCTCCGGCGGCCCGGCCACGGACCACGGCTCCATGAACCACGACGCGACCAACCCCGGCGGCGCCTCCGCCGGCTCCCCCGACGGCTACGTCGACCCGGCCGGCCCGGAGGTCCGGGCCGCGGAGGCGGCCCGGTCGGCGGCCGGACCGCGCACCGAGGTCCGCGTCACCGCCACCGCCACCACGCTCGATCTGGGCGGCGGGCGCACCGTGCGCTCCTGGGCGTACGGCGACCGGCTGCCGGGTCAGGAGGTCCGGGTCACCGCGGGCGGCACCCTCGCCCTGACCCTGGCCAACAACCTCCCCCGGGCCACGTCCCTGCACTGGCACGGTCTGGCCCTGCGCAACGACATGGACGGGGTCCCGGGGCTGACGCAGCGGGACATCGTCCCGGGCGGCTCGTTCCGGTACGAGTTCGCCGTCCCGCACCCGGGGACGTACTGGTTCCACCCGCACTCGGGGGTCCAGCAGGACCGCGGCCTGTACGCCCCGTTGATCGTCGAGGACCCCCGGGAGCCCCTCGCGTACGACAAGGAGTGGGTGGTCGTCCTGGACGACTGGCTCGACGGTGTGGACGGGTCGACCCCGGACGGTGTCCTCGCCGAACTCCGCAAGGGCATGGGCGGCGGCGCCGGCGCGGGCGGTCACGCCGGACACGGCTCCGCCCCGATGCCGACCCCCGACGCCGGCGCCGGCCCGTCCCGGGTCCTGATGGGCGGGGACAGCGACGTCCTCGGCAAGGACGCGGGCGACGTCGCGTACCCGTACCACCTGGTCAACGGCCGGGTGGCGCAGGACCCGTCGGTCTTCACGGCCCGGCCCGGGGACCGGATCCGGCTGCGGATCGTCAACGCGGGCGGGGACACGGCCTACCGGATCGCCCTCGGCGGGCACGAACTGACGGTCACCCACACCGACGGCTTCCCGGTGGAGCACGCCAAGGCCCGCTCGCTGCTGTTGGGCATGGGCGAGCGGTACGACGTCCTGGTCACCGCCGGCGACGGGGTCTTCCCGCTGACCGCGCTCGCCGAGGGCAAGGGCGCCGACGCCTCGGCGCTCGCGGTGCTCCGCACCGGCGCGGGGGCTCCGCCGACCGCCGCGACCCGGCCCGCGGAACTGGCCGGTCGGCCGTTGACGGCGGACGCGCTGCGGGCCGCCGAACCGGCCGTACCGGCCTCCCGGGCGGCGGACCGCACGATCAGGATCCGGCTCACGGGCGGCATGGCGGCGTACGACTGGGCCTTCGACGGCAAGCCGTACGCGCCGGACCGACGGCATCCCGTGAAGGCGGGCGAACGGGTCCGGCTGGAGTTCACCAACTCCACGACGATGTGGCACCCGCTGCATCTGCACGGGCACACCTTCGCCCTCGGCGCGGGGGCGGGCGGGGCCCGCAAGGACACCGCGGTCATCCTGCCGAACGGGACCCTCACGGCGGAGTTCGACGCCGACAACCCCGGTCTGTGGATGCTGCATTGCCACAACGTGTACCACGCGGAGGCCGGGATGATGACGGTGCTCGGCTACCGCCGCTAG